Proteins encoded within one genomic window of Nitrospira sp.:
- a CDS encoding SlyX family protein: MNSIRVGVPFLVSVVCLLISACATSRTVEDTVFADGPRGAVLLQRVDDAWFRTAHPVSASPLLLTHVLRGVQIHPAPDDQTTAVRVFSDEEIAFLSPLMSTALSKAAKSQLVAFRVTHDSGPNSEMTGGLLFTRGRILHLWLTQYRANGARNNSGATLDRQARNPHGLAPRQLRFVPETVQRSSRNQQPDVIDPPPLATLMIDYTMLATELNLPSEAAPSQPLHGDEPLLNHADTQSVRPDHGLPASQDTPPSAAEETRALKAVVKEQALELDALKDDVRALRQRLSEMEPHSPQLTAPPMAPARREKTP, encoded by the coding sequence ATGAATAGCATAAGGGTCGGCGTTCCATTTCTGGTGAGCGTGGTGTGCCTGCTCATCAGTGCTTGTGCGACGTCTCGCACAGTCGAAGACACCGTCTTTGCGGATGGTCCTCGAGGCGCCGTGTTGCTCCAACGCGTGGACGATGCATGGTTCAGGACCGCCCACCCCGTCTCGGCGAGCCCTCTCCTACTCACTCATGTGTTGCGTGGCGTCCAGATTCACCCAGCACCCGACGACCAGACCACGGCCGTGCGGGTCTTTTCTGACGAAGAGATCGCCTTTCTCAGCCCGTTGATGAGTACGGCCCTCTCCAAAGCCGCCAAAAGCCAGCTCGTGGCCTTCCGCGTCACCCATGACTCTGGTCCCAACAGTGAAATGACGGGTGGGCTGCTGTTTACCAGGGGACGGATCCTGCATCTGTGGCTGACCCAGTACCGGGCGAACGGTGCCAGAAACAACTCGGGGGCCACGCTGGATCGTCAGGCTCGCAATCCGCACGGACTGGCACCTCGTCAGCTGCGTTTTGTTCCAGAAACGGTTCAGCGGTCCAGTCGCAATCAACAACCGGACGTGATCGATCCTCCTCCCCTCGCCACGCTCATGATCGACTACACCATGCTTGCCACCGAATTGAACCTGCCGTCCGAGGCTGCGCCATCTCAGCCGCTCCATGGAGATGAGCCTCTGCTGAACCACGCCGACACGCAGTCTGTTCGACCCGATCATGGCCTTCCCGCTTCTCAAGACACACCACCGTCAGCTGCCGAAGAGACGCGGGCGCTCAAAGCCGTGGTGAAGGAACAAGCCCTCGAACTCGATGCCCTCAAAGACGATGTGCGGGCGTTGCGTCAGCGGCTCTCCGAGATGGAGCCACACTCGCCACAGCTGACAGCACCGCCAATGGCTCCAGCGCGACGCGAGAAGACCCCCTAA
- a CDS encoding response regulator: MATILLVEDHAVLRKALRRQLEADGYRVVEAADGNEAIHCWRMHAPDVIITDFQLPHLNGREVIQVVSAQQPALPIILMSGGMDEQLRVCILHQYPSVRYLAKDVVSTQLCSSVRDALL; encoded by the coding sequence ATGGCTACGATTCTTCTGGTTGAAGATCATGCAGTCCTCCGGAAAGCGCTTCGACGTCAGTTAGAGGCAGACGGTTATCGGGTTGTGGAAGCTGCGGATGGGAACGAGGCGATTCACTGTTGGCGTATGCACGCGCCTGACGTGATCATTACTGACTTCCAGCTTCCTCACCTGAATGGGAGGGAGGTCATCCAGGTGGTGTCGGCCCAACAACCGGCCCTTCCAATCATTCTAATGTCCGGCGGAATGGACGAGCAATTGCGCGTGTGTATCCTGCATCAGTATCCATCAGTGCGCTATCTTGCAAAAGATGTCGTCAGCACTCAACTATGCTCGTCTGTACGAGACGCCCTGCTGTAA